The Salinibaculum sp. SYNS191 genome has a window encoding:
- a CDS encoding class I SAM-dependent methyltransferase: MGLLQDRTAARRWYRLVSRLYDPLVGETFWPASLQRAVLSEFGLRSDAHVLDVGCGTGATSRQLGGRAGTVDALDHSRPQLAQAREAAADVRYVRGDAAHLPYASETFDAVVSVGAVIFFPDPEAALAEARRVTRPGGRLLVAGFNRTRVPSWNPMENWAALANEALFHTADEREARENALAAGWHGVETHVAGPVWHPRLVRVTTAEKRADSQSSPTTNVSG; this comes from the coding sequence ATGGGACTCCTCCAGGACAGGACCGCGGCACGGCGGTGGTATCGGCTGGTCTCCCGGCTGTACGACCCGCTGGTCGGCGAGACGTTCTGGCCCGCGTCGCTCCAGCGCGCGGTGCTCTCGGAGTTCGGTCTCCGGTCGGACGCGCACGTCCTCGACGTCGGCTGCGGCACCGGCGCGACCAGTCGGCAACTTGGCGGGCGGGCCGGCACCGTCGACGCGCTCGACCACAGTCGCCCACAGCTCGCGCAGGCCCGGGAGGCCGCGGCCGACGTCCGGTACGTGCGAGGCGACGCAGCGCACCTGCCCTACGCGTCCGAAACCTTCGACGCCGTAGTCTCCGTCGGCGCAGTCATCTTCTTTCCCGACCCGGAGGCGGCGCTGGCGGAGGCCCGGCGCGTGACGCGGCCGGGTGGGCGGTTGCTCGTCGCCGGCTTCAATCGGACGCGAGTCCCGTCGTGGAACCCCATGGAGAACTGGGCGGCGCTGGCGAACGAGGCCCTGTTTCACACCGCCGACGAGCGAGAGGCGCGGGAGAACGCCCTCGCGGCCGGCTGGCACGGCGTCGAGACGCACGTGGCCGGTCCAGTGTGGCACCCACGGTTGGTGCGCGTCACCACCGCGGAGAAACGCGCCGACAGTCAGTCGTCCCCGACGACGAACGTCTCGGGGTAG
- a CDS encoding M24 family metallopeptidase: protein MDPDLSGLDAALDEQGVDGYLVHADSTDSDQLYLSGFDAPDPFVTLYDGDVRLLFVRSLEYGRAVQESRAATVERFVDFDHQAKVEEYGQREAADRVLAAFLDSHGVQSVAVPPKFPLQTADGLREQDVAVEVDDDSTVTGIRATKTDEEVDHVRAAQRANEAAMARAEELVDGATVDDDGHLRHDGEVLTSERVKEEIEVTLLRHGCALDETIVACGADAADPHDRGSGPLSAGEAIIVDIFPRDKASKYHADMTRTFCHGEPSETIREWYDLTAEAKEAALDALEPGVTGETVHDVVCDVYEDAGQPTLRSDERTETGFIHSTGHGVGLDVHELPGLGPGGGELRPGHVVTIEPGLYDPEVGGVRIEDIVVVTEDGYENLTDYPETFVVGDD, encoded by the coding sequence ATGGACCCCGACCTCTCCGGACTCGACGCGGCACTCGACGAGCAAGGCGTCGACGGCTACCTCGTCCACGCCGACTCGACCGACTCCGACCAGCTCTATCTCTCCGGGTTCGACGCCCCGGACCCGTTCGTGACGCTGTACGACGGCGACGTCAGACTGCTGTTCGTCCGCAGCCTCGAATACGGCCGCGCGGTCCAGGAGAGCCGCGCGGCGACAGTCGAGCGCTTCGTCGACTTCGACCACCAGGCGAAAGTCGAGGAGTACGGCCAGCGCGAGGCGGCCGACCGCGTGCTCGCGGCGTTTCTCGACAGCCACGGCGTGCAGTCGGTGGCGGTCCCGCCGAAGTTCCCGCTGCAGACCGCCGACGGCCTCCGCGAGCAGGACGTCGCCGTCGAGGTTGACGATGACAGCACGGTCACCGGCATCCGCGCCACCAAGACCGACGAGGAGGTGGACCACGTCCGCGCCGCACAGCGGGCCAACGAGGCTGCCATGGCGCGCGCCGAGGAACTCGTCGACGGCGCGACGGTCGACGACGACGGCCACCTCCGCCACGACGGCGAGGTGCTGACCAGCGAGCGCGTCAAGGAGGAGATAGAGGTCACGCTGTTGCGCCACGGCTGTGCGCTCGACGAGACCATCGTCGCCTGCGGCGCGGACGCGGCCGACCCCCACGACCGCGGCAGCGGGCCGCTGTCGGCCGGCGAGGCCATCATCGTCGACATCTTCCCGCGGGACAAGGCCTCGAAGTACCACGCGGACATGACGCGGACGTTCTGCCACGGGGAGCCGAGCGAGACGATTCGCGAGTGGTACGACCTGACGGCGGAGGCGAAGGAGGCCGCGCTGGACGCGCTCGAACCGGGCGTCACGGGTGAGACGGTCCACGACGTCGTGTGCGACGTCTACGAGGACGCGGGCCAGCCGACGCTGCGCAGCGACGAGCGCACCGAGACGGGATTCATCCACAGCACCGGCCACGGCGTCGGGCTGGACGTGCACGAACTACCGGGCCTCGGACCCGGCGGTGGCGAACTCCGGCCGGGCCACGTCGTCACCATCGAACCGGGGCTGTACGACCCCGAGGTCGGCGGCGTCCGCATCGAGGACATCGTGGTCGTCACCGAGGACGGCTACGAGAACCTGACCGACTACCCCGAGACGTTCGTCGTCGGGGACGACTGA
- a CDS encoding halocyanin domain-containing protein yields the protein MDQQRTRRQYLLGVGSLGIAALAGCSGGSAATPSGTPRPTLTADASFDGWLATTTNFDGSVVDARDQAETTVTVGALGNGGSRAYAPAAIAVDPGTTVVWEWTGNGGAHDVVSPGGAFRSEIYYEAGPHFEHTFESEGVYEYYCTPHQRVGMKGVVAVGSIE from the coding sequence ATGGACCAGCAGCGGACACGACGGCAGTACCTGCTCGGCGTCGGGAGTCTGGGCATCGCCGCGCTGGCTGGCTGTTCCGGCGGGAGCGCCGCAACCCCCTCCGGGACGCCCCGGCCGACGCTGACAGCGGACGCATCTTTCGACGGCTGGCTCGCCACGACGACCAACTTCGACGGGTCAGTCGTCGACGCCCGCGACCAGGCGGAGACGACGGTCACAGTCGGGGCGCTGGGCAACGGTGGTTCCCGCGCCTACGCGCCGGCCGCAATCGCCGTCGACCCGGGAACGACAGTCGTCTGGGAGTGGACCGGCAACGGCGGCGCACACGACGTCGTCAGTCCCGGCGGTGCCTTCCGGAGCGAAATCTACTACGAGGCCGGGCCCCACTTCGAGCACACCTTCGAGTCCGAGGGCGTCTACGAGTACTACTGCACCCCCCACCAGCGCGTCGGGATGAAGGGCGTCGTCGCCGTCGGCTCCATCGAGTAG
- a CDS encoding winged helix-turn-helix transcriptional regulator yields MREPSTDAEESDPPIPGEYDGGHPATELFSLLGRSHAMAILFYVVRQEQRPWRFSELERTLGISPNTLSNRLAELVDAGLLERRSYDEIPPRVEYEATQRALDLASVFEELRNWAETHGLETGMDADGE; encoded by the coding sequence ATGAGAGAGCCCTCTACGGACGCAGAGGAGTCGGACCCGCCCATCCCCGGTGAGTACGACGGGGGCCACCCGGCGACGGAACTGTTCTCGCTGCTCGGGCGCTCGCACGCGATGGCGATTCTGTTCTACGTCGTCCGGCAGGAGCAACGGCCCTGGCGCTTCTCGGAACTGGAGCGGACGCTCGGCATCTCGCCGAACACGCTGTCGAACCGGCTGGCGGAACTGGTCGACGCCGGCCTGCTGGAGCGGCGTTCCTACGACGAGATTCCGCCGCGGGTCGAGTACGAGGCCACCCAGCGCGCGCTGGACCTGGCCAGCGTCTTCGAGGAACTTCGCAACTGGGCGGAGACGCACGGTCTGGAGACGGGAATGGACGCAGACGGGGAGTGA
- a CDS encoding ATP-binding cassette domain-containing protein → MNGENAIEAEGVALTYSDGTEAVRGVDLTVPRGEFFGFLGPNGAGKTTTIKILATLLKPTGGRVTVNGFDVEREARNVRGSIGYMPQETSIDPELTARENLAFACESYGVPRGERGERIDELLDLVDLADVADKRADDFSGGMRKRLDAATSLVHRPPLVFLDEPTTGLDPKARNRLWEYFRRINDQGTTIFLTTQYLEEADQLCDRIGVINSGEIVAEGSPTELKRRVGGEILDIELADGQEANERAARVAHESAIFESGVSIEVTDDGISVTSERARSHGTDLLVALRDAGLTVTGFNVRAPTLDDVFLAITGEHVDESVEDDGAETEPTEPTEVAQ, encoded by the coding sequence ATGAACGGCGAGAACGCCATCGAGGCGGAAGGCGTCGCGTTGACCTACTCCGACGGCACGGAGGCAGTCCGTGGCGTCGACCTGACCGTCCCGCGTGGCGAGTTCTTCGGCTTTCTCGGTCCCAACGGAGCCGGCAAGACGACGACTATCAAGATTCTGGCGACGCTGCTGAAACCGACCGGCGGCCGGGTGACAGTCAACGGGTTCGACGTCGAGCGCGAGGCCCGGAACGTCCGCGGGTCCATCGGTTACATGCCACAGGAGACGAGCATCGACCCCGAACTGACCGCTCGCGAGAACCTCGCCTTCGCCTGCGAGTCCTACGGCGTCCCCCGGGGCGAGCGCGGCGAGCGCATCGACGAACTGCTGGACCTGGTGGACCTCGCGGACGTGGCCGACAAGCGGGCCGACGACTTCTCCGGCGGGATGCGCAAGCGCCTGGACGCGGCAACGTCGCTGGTCCACCGGCCGCCGCTGGTGTTCCTGGACGAGCCGACGACCGGGCTGGACCCGAAGGCGCGCAACCGCCTGTGGGAGTACTTCCGGCGCATCAACGACCAGGGGACGACCATCTTCCTGACCACGCAGTACCTGGAGGAGGCCGACCAGCTCTGTGACCGCATCGGCGTCATCAATAGCGGGGAAATCGTCGCCGAGGGGTCGCCGACGGAACTCAAGCGGCGCGTCGGCGGCGAGATTCTCGACATCGAACTCGCCGACGGGCAGGAGGCCAACGAGCGCGCTGCGCGGGTCGCACACGAGTCGGCCATCTTCGAGAGCGGCGTCAGCATCGAAGTGACCGACGACGGCATCAGCGTCACCTCGGAACGCGCCCGCTCGCACGGCACGGACCTGCTCGTCGCGCTGCGCGACGCCGGGCTGACGGTGACCGGCTTCAACGTCCGCGCGCCGACGCTCGACGACGTGTTCCTCGCCATCACCGGCGAGCACGTCGACGAGTCCGTCGAGGACGACGGCGCGGAGACGGAGCCGACGGAGCCGACGGAGGTGGCCCAGTGA
- a CDS encoding ABC transporter permease — translation MSTPSQDGSAASEAASTSVGETNNTFVGDFWVNFKRWNLKAVRNPFVLVVSLVQPIIFLVLFTQVFGGVATGAINRGGASLTYETYLVPAIAMQVALAAAATSGVGLVNDIEQGMFEKVLVSPMSRVGVFAGKSGAELLRIGIQIAIILGLGVVLGATIETGIVGALGIVAVGILFAIWFMSFSNIVAVITRDQESTIIGANLLQFPLLFVSTAFLPLEALPEWIQTVATFNPVTYGVDAARAIILNQDVMTVLEVTGFGGIWNTLVPALAILLVLDILFGTLAVIMLRRATSADVQ, via the coding sequence GTGAGTACACCCTCGCAAGACGGGAGCGCCGCCAGCGAGGCGGCGAGCACCTCCGTCGGCGAGACGAACAACACGTTCGTCGGCGACTTCTGGGTGAACTTCAAGCGCTGGAATCTCAAGGCCGTCCGCAACCCGTTCGTCCTGGTCGTCTCGCTCGTCCAGCCCATCATCTTCCTCGTCCTCTTTACGCAGGTGTTCGGCGGCGTCGCCACCGGGGCCATCAACCGCGGCGGCGCGAGTCTCACCTACGAGACCTACCTCGTGCCCGCCATCGCGATGCAGGTGGCGCTGGCCGCGGCCGCAACATCGGGTGTCGGCCTCGTCAACGACATCGAACAGGGGATGTTCGAGAAGGTGCTGGTGAGCCCGATGAGCCGCGTCGGTGTCTTCGCCGGCAAGAGCGGCGCGGAACTGCTGCGCATCGGTATCCAGATTGCCATCATCCTCGGCCTCGGCGTCGTCCTCGGGGCGACCATCGAGACCGGTATCGTCGGCGCGCTGGGCATCGTAGCCGTCGGTATCCTCTTTGCCATCTGGTTCATGTCCTTCTCGAACATCGTCGCCGTCATCACGCGCGACCAGGAGTCGACCATCATCGGCGCGAACCTGCTGCAGTTCCCGCTTCTGTTCGTCTCGACTGCCTTCCTCCCGCTGGAGGCGCTGCCGGAGTGGATTCAGACCGTCGCGACGTTCAACCCCGTCACGTACGGCGTCGACGCCGCGCGGGCCATCATCCTGAATCAGGACGTGATGACGGTGCTGGAGGTGACCGGCTTCGGCGGCATCTGGAACACGCTGGTCCCCGCACTGGCAATCCTGCTCGTCCTGGATATCCTCTTCGGCACGCTGGCCGTCATCATGCTCCGGCGGGCGACCAGCGCGGACGTCCAGTAG
- the aroA gene encoding 3-phosphoshikimate 1-carboxyvinyltransferase, translating into MDADISQSTVRGRTQAPPSKSYTHRAILAAGYADGATINDPLMSADTGATMRAVEAFGGTVSYDQAAQTLAVEGFDGDPEVPDDVIDCANSGTTMRLVTAAAGLADGLTVLTGDDSLRSRPQGPLLQSIDQLAGRAESTRGNGQAPLVIGGPITGGTTAIPGDVSSQFITALLMAGATTDAGIDLALQTELKSAPYVDITLEVMDAFGVTARRTKRGFSVAGFQSYSPSGGEYDVPGDFSSMSYLLAAGALAGDDAVTVAGARPSAQGDQAIVDILEEMGAAIDWDRDAGEITVEQSALDGIEVSVEDTPDLLPTIAVLGAAADGTTRITNAEHVRYKETDRVSAMAEALTKMGASVEEEQETLTVHGGDSTLSGATVDGRDDHRIIMSLAVAGLVADGTTTIRGAEHVDVSFPDFFDVLAGLGADVGRP; encoded by the coding sequence ATGGACGCGGACATCTCTCAGTCGACAGTTCGGGGGCGGACACAGGCCCCGCCCTCGAAGAGCTACACCCACCGCGCGATTCTCGCCGCGGGGTACGCCGACGGCGCGACCATCAACGACCCCCTGATGAGCGCCGACACCGGGGCGACGATGCGCGCCGTCGAGGCCTTCGGCGGGACAGTCTCCTACGACCAGGCGGCGCAGACGCTGGCCGTCGAGGGCTTCGACGGAGACCCCGAAGTCCCGGACGACGTCATCGACTGCGCCAACAGCGGGACGACGATGCGGCTGGTCACGGCCGCGGCGGGTCTCGCGGACGGGCTGACAGTCCTGACCGGCGACGACTCGCTGCGGTCCCGCCCGCAGGGGCCGCTCCTGCAGTCCATCGACCAGCTGGCCGGCCGCGCCGAGTCGACCCGCGGGAACGGCCAGGCCCCGCTGGTAATCGGCGGCCCAATCACCGGCGGTACGACGGCCATCCCCGGCGATGTCTCCTCGCAGTTCATCACCGCCCTGCTGATGGCCGGGGCGACCACTGACGCCGGCATCGACCTCGCGCTCCAGACCGAACTCAAATCCGCCCCCTACGTCGACATCACGCTGGAGGTGATGGACGCGTTCGGCGTCACCGCCCGCCGAACCAAGCGCGGCTTCTCGGTGGCCGGGTTCCAGTCCTACAGTCCCTCCGGCGGGGAGTACGACGTGCCCGGCGACTTCTCCTCGATGTCCTACCTCCTCGCGGCGGGCGCACTGGCGGGCGACGATGCTGTGACCGTCGCCGGCGCTCGCCCGAGCGCGCAGGGCGACCAGGCCATCGTCGACATCCTGGAGGAGATGGGCGCGGCAATCGACTGGGACCGCGACGCTGGCGAGATAACGGTCGAACAGAGCGCCCTCGACGGCATCGAGGTGAGCGTCGAGGACACCCCGGACCTCCTGCCGACCATCGCGGTGCTCGGCGCGGCCGCCGACGGGACGACCCGCATCACGAACGCCGAGCACGTCCGCTACAAGGAGACCGACCGCGTGAGCGCGATGGCCGAGGCGCTGACGAAGATGGGCGCGAGCGTCGAGGAGGAACAGGAGACGCTGACCGTCCACGGCGGCGACTCGACGCTGTCCGGCGCGACGGTCGACGGCCGCGACGACCACCGCATCATCATGTCACTGGCGGTGGCCGGGCTGGTCGCCGACGGGACGACGACGATTCGCGGGGCCGAGCACGTCGACGTGTCCTTCCCGGACTTCTTCGACGTGCTGGCCGGGCTCGGCGCGGACGTGGGCCGGCCGTAG
- a CDS encoding ribbon-helix-helix protein, CopG family, giving the protein MGTKRVNFRLPDELVEKADIAAEVTHRDRTDIVTEALREYLADIEGDEAFREHVVELYLDGEIGFDALKAVIGRQDAEAARASKSLLERGEDVADDIAEL; this is encoded by the coding sequence ATGGGAACGAAACGAGTGAACTTCCGGCTCCCTGACGAACTTGTCGAGAAAGCCGATATCGCGGCAGAGGTAACCCACAGGGACCGGACTGACATCGTGACCGAGGCGCTCAGGGAGTACCTTGCGGACATCGAGGGCGACGAGGCGTTCCGCGAGCACGTGGTCGAACTGTACCTCGACGGCGAAATCGGATTCGACGCGCTCAAAGCCGTCATCGGGCGACAGGATGCCGAGGCGGCCAGAGCATCGAAGTCCCTGCTCGAACGGGGCGAAGACGTCGCGGACGACATCGCAGAGTTGTAG
- the aroC gene encoding chorismate synthase has protein sequence MNGNRFGRLFQVTTYGESHGKAMGCTVSGVPAGVELDEDAIQAELDRRKPGQSMITTSRGEPDKVSIKSGLQDGYTTGTPIGMVIQNKDARSGKYEPFVTAPRPSHGDYTYSAKFGTRNWGGGGRSSARETVNWVAAGAIAKEVLDQSDYDVQVKAHVNQVGDIEAPEVTFEEMLEHTEDNEVRCAHPETAEEMREAIDQYQQEGDSIGGSVYFECRGVPRGLGAPRFDSFPARLGQAIFSIPATTAFQFGKGRDARTMRGKERNEDWEFDDGESHPETVSEEGDPVPEGNDHGGLQGGITTGEPIYGEATWHAPTSIPKSQETVDWETGERKEIQVVGRHDPVLMPRAVPVVEAMLRLTILDFMLLGGRINPDRLDDRPGEYDTDYHPQSPVNDPEDAATSAETLDEE, from the coding sequence ATGAACGGCAACCGCTTCGGCAGGCTCTTTCAGGTGACCACGTACGGGGAGTCCCACGGGAAAGCCATGGGCTGTACCGTCTCCGGGGTCCCCGCCGGCGTCGAACTCGACGAGGATGCGATTCAGGCGGAACTCGACCGGCGCAAGCCGGGCCAGTCGATGATAACCACCTCGCGCGGGGAACCCGACAAGGTGTCCATCAAGTCCGGGCTGCAGGACGGCTACACGACCGGGACGCCCATCGGCATGGTCATCCAGAACAAGGACGCCCGGTCGGGCAAGTACGAACCCTTCGTGACGGCACCGCGACCGTCTCACGGCGACTACACGTACTCGGCGAAGTTCGGCACGCGCAACTGGGGCGGGGGCGGCCGCTCGTCGGCCCGCGAGACGGTCAACTGGGTCGCGGCGGGCGCAATCGCAAAGGAAGTCCTCGACCAGTCCGACTACGACGTGCAGGTCAAGGCACACGTCAACCAGGTGGGCGACATCGAGGCTCCCGAAGTCACCTTCGAGGAGATGCTCGAACACACCGAGGACAACGAGGTCCGGTGTGCCCACCCCGAGACGGCCGAGGAGATGCGCGAGGCCATCGACCAGTACCAGCAGGAGGGCGACTCCATCGGCGGCTCCGTCTACTTCGAGTGTCGCGGCGTTCCGCGCGGACTCGGTGCGCCGCGGTTCGACTCGTTCCCCGCCCGCCTCGGGCAGGCCATCTTCTCGATTCCGGCGACGACGGCCTTCCAGTTCGGAAAGGGCCGAGACGCCCGGACGATGCGCGGCAAGGAGCGCAACGAGGACTGGGAGTTCGACGACGGCGAATCCCACCCAGAGACGGTCAGCGAGGAGGGCGACCCCGTGCCCGAGGGCAACGACCACGGCGGGCTCCAGGGCGGCATCACGACCGGCGAGCCCATCTACGGCGAGGCGACCTGGCACGCGCCGACGTCCATCCCCAAATCCCAGGAGACGGTCGACTGGGAGACTGGCGAGCGCAAGGAGATACAGGTCGTCGGCCGGCACGATCCCGTGCTGATGCCCCGCGCGGTCCCGGTCGTCGAAGCGATGCTGCGCCTGACGATTCTGGACTTCATGCTGCTCGGGGGGCGCATCAACCCCGACCGGCTGGACGACCGACCCGGCGAGTACGACACCGACTACCACCCGCAGAGCCCCGTCAACGACCCCGAGGACGCGGCGACGAGCGCCGAGACGCTGGACGAGGAATAG
- a CDS encoding alpha/beta fold hydrolase — protein MFGPFTATTTLLARENYAEFAPFQPDIPGSLLEARYTNGASAFADVAGARVHYRDQGPEDAPTLLALHGVYSSLHTWDGWQRALGDDVRLVRLDLPGFGLTGPNEQREYSLSHYVETLEEFCEALGLEDVAVAGNSLGGAIGWRFAATYPERVEKLLLLDAGRQNVVPRAARLFSQPGWEMVPRYVTPRSSVRSILRDAYGDPSKLTSDVVRRYHDLVLRTGNRRAVLQLVEAARPAPMEPMAVECPTLVQWGEEDDWLPPALGERFVHEIPDATMETYPGVGHVPMEEAPAETAADAAAFLGIE, from the coding sequence ATGTTCGGGCCGTTCACCGCGACGACGACGCTGCTCGCACGGGAGAACTACGCCGAGTTCGCACCGTTCCAGCCAGACATCCCGGGGAGCCTCCTCGAAGCGCGCTACACGAACGGTGCGTCCGCGTTCGCGGACGTCGCCGGCGCTCGCGTTCACTACCGCGACCAGGGTCCCGAGGACGCGCCGACGCTGCTTGCACTGCACGGCGTCTACTCGTCGCTCCACACCTGGGACGGCTGGCAAAGGGCGCTGGGCGACGACGTGCGGCTGGTGCGCCTCGACCTGCCCGGGTTCGGACTGACGGGGCCGAACGAGCAACGCGAGTACAGCCTCTCGCACTACGTGGAGACGCTCGAGGAGTTCTGCGAGGCACTCGGTCTGGAGGACGTCGCCGTCGCCGGGAACTCGCTGGGTGGTGCCATCGGCTGGCGCTTCGCCGCGACCTATCCCGAGCGGGTCGAGAAACTGTTGTTGCTCGACGCGGGCCGCCAGAACGTCGTTCCACGGGCTGCGCGGCTGTTCTCCCAGCCGGGGTGGGAGATGGTCCCGCGCTACGTGACGCCGCGGTCCTCGGTCAGGAGCATCCTCCGGGACGCCTACGGCGACCCGTCGAAGCTCACCTCCGACGTGGTGCGGCGCTATCACGACCTCGTCCTGCGGACGGGGAACCGCCGGGCCGTCCTCCAGCTGGTCGAGGCCGCACGTCCGGCCCCGATGGAGCCGATGGCCGTCGAGTGCCCGACGCTGGTCCAGTGGGGCGAGGAGGACGACTGGCTGCCGCCGGCACTCGGCGAGCGGTTCGTCCACGAGATTCCCGACGCGACGATGGAGACCTACCCCGGCGTCGGCCACGTCCCGATGGAGGAGGCACCCGCAGAGACTGCCGCGGACGCTGCTGCCTTCCTGGGAATCGAGTAG
- a CDS encoding DUF192 domain-containing protein: MARLSRRQFLDSGAGAVAVGLAGCAGASSEAADTATETTVRETETRTSTPTAEPVHAGYEATEVEVQTPGGRVLGSITAAIADTGQLRYTGLSDTAALPEDRGMLFVYSAVADRTFVMREMDFGIDIVYADAEGVITRIHHAPAPGPNEDGDDQHYPGRGQYVLEVNEHWTTERGIEAGDVLAFSLPE, from the coding sequence ATGGCTCGGCTCTCAAGACGGCAGTTTCTCGACAGCGGCGCGGGCGCCGTCGCGGTCGGACTCGCGGGCTGTGCCGGCGCATCGAGCGAAGCAGCCGACACCGCGACGGAGACGACGGTCCGGGAGACCGAGACACGGACATCGACGCCCACCGCGGAGCCAGTCCACGCCGGGTACGAGGCGACAGAAGTGGAGGTGCAGACGCCGGGCGGGCGCGTTCTCGGGTCCATCACGGCGGCAATCGCGGACACCGGACAGCTCCGTTACACCGGACTGAGCGACACGGCTGCGCTGCCGGAGGACCGCGGCATGCTGTTCGTCTACTCGGCGGTGGCCGACCGGACGTTCGTCATGCGGGAGATGGACTTCGGCATCGACATCGTCTACGCCGACGCCGAGGGCGTCATCACGCGCATCCACCACGCGCCCGCACCCGGACCGAACGAGGACGGCGACGACCAGCACTATCCCGGCCGCGGCCAGTACGTGCTGGAGGTCAACGAGCACTGGACGACCGAGCGCGGCATCGAGGCGGGCGACGTGCTCGCGTTCAGCCTCCCGGAGTGA